Proteins encoded within one genomic window of Bradyrhizobium sp. 186:
- a CDS encoding LysR family transcriptional regulator, whose translation MNWDDLRIIAAVRDEGTYAGASARLRIDETTVGRRLARIQRDLGVPLFEAADGLRRPTRHCEAVLEHVGAMAAHVAAIDRLRESQPGPVGRLRIASTSSVAEELLAPRAAKFLGDNPGLTLQFLTSSENVKFSRWQADLAIRLRKPDKGDFTISKLAEVRLYFFEPAEAADATSIVCAYPDELDAIPEQQFLRAKRLQAARCITDNVRVISTMIRSHQAVGVLPEHNCGSLLADRSLRATLLPKRRDVWLLVQNHLKRDPATRLTIEWVRHCFRDLSRG comes from the coding sequence ATGAACTGGGACGATCTGCGCATTATCGCGGCCGTGCGGGACGAGGGCACCTATGCCGGCGCCAGCGCGCGGCTGCGCATCGACGAGACCACCGTCGGCCGCCGGCTGGCGCGCATCCAGCGCGATCTCGGCGTGCCGCTGTTCGAGGCCGCGGACGGGCTGCGCCGCCCGACGCGGCATTGCGAGGCGGTGCTCGAGCATGTCGGCGCAATGGCGGCGCATGTCGCGGCGATCGATCGTCTGCGTGAGAGCCAGCCGGGTCCGGTCGGCCGGCTGCGCATCGCCTCGACCAGTTCGGTCGCGGAGGAGCTGCTGGCGCCGCGCGCCGCAAAATTCCTGGGCGACAATCCGGGCCTGACGCTGCAATTCCTGACCTCGAGCGAAAACGTCAAGTTCTCGCGCTGGCAGGCCGACCTCGCCATCCGGCTGCGCAAGCCGGACAAGGGCGACTTCACGATCTCGAAGCTCGCGGAGGTGCGGCTGTATTTCTTCGAGCCGGCCGAGGCCGCCGATGCCACATCGATCGTCTGCGCCTATCCGGACGAGCTCGACGCCATCCCGGAGCAGCAGTTCCTGCGCGCAAAGCGGCTGCAGGCCGCGCGCTGCATCACCGACAATGTCCGCGTCATCAGCACGATGATCAGGTCGCATCAGGCCGTCGGCGTGCTGCCCGAACACAATTGCGGATCGCTGCTGGCCGACCGCAGCCTGCGCGCGACCTTGCTTCCGAAGCGCCGCGACGTCTGGCTGCTCGTGCAGAACCATCTCAAGCGCGATCCCGCGACGCGGTTGACGATCGAATGGGTGCGCCACTGCTTCAGGGATTTGTCACGTGGCTGA
- a CDS encoding cysteine hydrolase family protein, giving the protein MTAPKTLLELAGADLNPPKLGESCLVLIDIQNEYRTGPLALPDAETAIAAAARLLARARQSGAAIIHVAHKGRAGGLFDREAERGAIVASLAPLATETVIEKALPNAFAGTDLQARIATTGRKDIVLAGFMTHMCVSSTARAALDLGLRTTIAADACATRDLPDGRGGALAAKTIHEVALAELSDRFAIIARGDALS; this is encoded by the coding sequence ATGACCGCTCCAAAGACCCTGCTCGAACTCGCCGGCGCCGACCTCAATCCACCGAAGCTTGGGGAATCCTGTCTCGTGCTGATCGACATCCAGAACGAATACCGCACAGGCCCGCTGGCGCTGCCGGATGCCGAGACCGCGATTGCCGCGGCTGCCCGCCTGCTCGCACGGGCCCGGCAGAGCGGCGCTGCGATCATCCATGTCGCGCACAAGGGCCGCGCCGGCGGCCTGTTCGACCGCGAGGCCGAGCGCGGCGCGATCGTTGCGAGCCTGGCGCCGCTCGCGACCGAGACCGTGATCGAGAAGGCGCTGCCGAACGCCTTCGCCGGAACCGACCTGCAAGCCCGGATCGCTACGACCGGACGCAAGGACATCGTGCTGGCGGGCTTCATGACCCACATGTGCGTCAGCTCGACCGCGCGCGCCGCGCTCGACCTCGGCTTGCGCACCACGATAGCGGCCGATGCCTGCGCTACGCGCGACCTGCCCGACGGACGCGGCGGGGCGCTGGCCGCAAAGACCATTCACGAGGTCGCACTGGCCGAGCTGTCGGACCGTTTCGCGATCATCGCGCGCGGCGATGCGCTGAGCTGA
- a CDS encoding glutathione binding-like protein has protein sequence MLQLYFWPMACSLASRIALMEAGIEARYHLVHLWTKKRIEDDADFRGISPKGAVPVLVLENGERLTESAAVLQYIADLKPETGLAPGFGDPDRYRLQEWLSFIGTEIHKGFLFPTFWYKEDAPRAARERIDESVAIAADHLKVREHLVGDRFSVADAHLTWALLLLRYARVDIDRHPSLVDYLERMQARPAVREAIGIEMALRKTVAA, from the coding sequence ATGCTGCAACTCTACTTCTGGCCGATGGCCTGCTCACTCGCCAGCCGCATCGCCCTGATGGAAGCGGGCATCGAGGCGCGCTATCACCTCGTGCATCTCTGGACCAAGAAGCGCATCGAGGACGATGCCGACTTCCGCGGCATTTCACCGAAAGGCGCGGTCCCGGTCCTGGTGCTGGAGAACGGCGAGCGGCTGACCGAAAGTGCGGCTGTGCTGCAATACATCGCCGATCTGAAACCGGAGACCGGCCTCGCGCCGGGGTTCGGCGATCCCGACCGCTACCGGCTGCAGGAATGGCTGAGCTTCATCGGCACCGAGATCCACAAGGGATTTCTGTTTCCGACCTTCTGGTACAAAGAGGATGCGCCCAGGGCCGCGCGCGAGCGGATCGATGAGAGCGTCGCGATCGCGGCCGATCATCTCAAGGTGCGTGAGCATCTCGTCGGCGACCGTTTCTCCGTGGCGGATGCTCACCTCACCTGGGCGCTATTGCTGCTGCGTTATGCCCGCGTCGATATCGACCGCCATCCGTCGCTGGTCGATTATCTCGAACGGATGCAGGCGCGGCCTGCCGTACGGGAGGCAATTGGGATCGAGATGGCGCTACGAAAGACGGTGGCGGCTTAA
- a CDS encoding IS701 family transposase — MDRRRFKSSESRFAAYVEGLASVIGHKDREQPLRDYCTGLMLRGERKSVEPIAAVTAPARVAAQHQSLLHFVGEGRWSDERVLAKVREKVLPEIERHGPIEAWIIDDTGLPKKGRQSVGVARQYCGQLGKEDNCQVAVSLSIANEHASLPVAYRLYLPQEWAEDSDRLRKVGVPEDIGFKTKHEIALEQLHWACAAGLPRGAALLDAGYGNNSNLRADITALGLAYVAGILSNTTVWADGTGPLPPKTWSGRGRPPKRLQRDAKHWPVSVKDLALGLPKRAWRTIEWREGSAETMSSRFARVRVRAARRDERRHEPCPQEWLLIEWPKDETEPTKYFLSTLPADIAFHRLVYFAKLRWRIERDYQELKQEVGLGHFEGRGWRGFHHHATLCIAAYGFLISERETIPPSGPRHAPIFPQLALPAGYRPRGTAVAA, encoded by the coding sequence ATGGATCGCCGAAGGTTTAAGAGCAGTGAATCGCGATTTGCCGCCTATGTCGAGGGGCTTGCGAGCGTGATCGGGCACAAAGACCGAGAGCAGCCGCTTCGCGATTATTGCACCGGGCTGATGCTGCGAGGCGAGCGCAAGAGCGTCGAACCGATCGCAGCGGTCACGGCACCGGCGCGGGTGGCCGCCCAGCATCAATCGCTTCTGCATTTTGTCGGCGAGGGACGTTGGTCCGACGAACGCGTCTTGGCCAAGGTGCGCGAGAAGGTCTTGCCCGAGATCGAGCGTCACGGCCCGATCGAAGCGTGGATTATCGACGATACTGGACTGCCGAAGAAGGGGCGGCAGTCGGTCGGTGTTGCGCGGCAATATTGCGGTCAACTTGGTAAGGAGGACAACTGCCAGGTCGCGGTGTCGCTGTCGATTGCCAACGAACATGCGAGCCTGCCGGTGGCGTACCGGCTGTATCTGCCGCAGGAATGGGCGGAGGATAGCGATCGTCTGCGCAAGGTGGGGGTTCCTGAAGATATTGGCTTCAAGACCAAGCATGAGATCGCGCTGGAGCAACTGCACTGGGCCTGCGCGGCTGGTCTGCCGCGTGGCGCGGCGCTGCTGGATGCCGGCTATGGCAATAACAGCAATCTGCGCGCCGACATCACGGCCCTGGGGCTGGCTTACGTCGCGGGCATTCTGTCGAATACGACGGTGTGGGCAGACGGGACGGGACCGCTGCCGCCGAAGACTTGGTCGGGCCGCGGACGGCCACCAAAGCGCCTGCAGCGCGACGCCAAGCATTGGCCGGTCTCAGTCAAAGACCTTGCACTCGGCCTGCCCAAGCGCGCCTGGCGCACCATCGAATGGCGAGAAGGTTCGGCGGAAACCATGTCTTCGCGCTTTGCGCGGGTGCGGGTGCGTGCCGCGCGGCGTGACGAAAGGCGCCACGAGCCGTGCCCGCAAGAATGGCTCTTGATCGAGTGGCCCAAGGACGAGACCGAGCCGACCAAATACTTTTTGTCGACGCTTCCCGCCGATATCGCCTTTCACCGTCTGGTCTACTTCGCCAAGCTGCGTTGGCGCATTGAGCGCGACTATCAGGAGCTCAAGCAAGAAGTCGGCCTCGGGCATTTTGAAGGTCGGGGATGGCGTGGCTTCCATCATCACGCAACGCTCTGCATCGCAGCTTACGGATTCCTGATCTCCGAAAGGGAGACGATTCCCCCCTCAGGACCTCGTCACGCCCCGATCTTCCCGCAACTTGCCCTTCCCGCAGGTTACCGACCCAGAGGTACTGCCGTTGCGGCCTGA
- a CDS encoding DUF2778 domain-containing protein: protein MTTHNLLGAAAIGCAVIGAGWTIYSNIFAASVYPTVGSLGYDEPVIRRAPKVVLREAGEAVKEAFALLPDRLQVAAPISREMFNERFAAAATQGVQSNAASAVAQAPATKIADTAKPTVIAKVAEALKPLSPAKVTDKISDKIADAKAKRADAPVQLASADPAEIVPAPEAKPTKSFADRAKAAVMSITGPRQSMVEKLWGKRDPSGGLLAYASADASVTASIAPKEQNPMLGGAPPYDRSTAVYDISAKMVYLPDGTRLEAHSGLGSNLDDPRSSRIRMRGVTPPHIYDLKPREALFHGVPALRLTPIGGENAIYGRDGLLAHTFMLGPNGDSNGCVSFKDYYAFLDAYRNKGIRRLAVLSRVD, encoded by the coding sequence ATGACCACCCACAACCTGCTTGGCGCCGCCGCGATCGGCTGCGCCGTGATTGGCGCCGGCTGGACCATCTACAGCAACATCTTCGCCGCCAGCGTCTATCCGACCGTCGGCAGCCTCGGTTACGACGAGCCCGTGATCAGGCGCGCGCCCAAGGTCGTGCTGCGCGAGGCGGGCGAAGCCGTCAAGGAAGCCTTCGCGCTCTTGCCCGACCGGCTGCAGGTGGCCGCGCCGATCTCGCGCGAGATGTTCAACGAACGCTTTGCCGCGGCTGCAACGCAGGGCGTGCAATCGAATGCGGCGAGCGCCGTAGCTCAGGCTCCCGCAACAAAGATTGCCGACACCGCGAAGCCGACCGTCATCGCGAAGGTCGCGGAGGCGCTGAAGCCGCTGAGCCCTGCCAAGGTCACCGACAAGATCAGTGACAAGATCGCGGATGCGAAGGCCAAGCGCGCCGATGCGCCGGTGCAGCTTGCCTCGGCCGACCCGGCCGAGATCGTGCCAGCACCTGAGGCAAAGCCCACAAAATCCTTCGCCGATCGCGCCAAGGCGGCGGTGATGTCGATCACCGGGCCGCGGCAGTCGATGGTCGAAAAGCTCTGGGGCAAGCGCGATCCGTCCGGCGGGCTGCTCGCCTATGCCTCCGCCGATGCCAGCGTGACCGCGAGCATCGCGCCGAAGGAGCAGAATCCGATGCTCGGCGGCGCGCCGCCCTATGACCGCTCGACCGCGGTCTACGACATCAGCGCGAAGATGGTGTATCTGCCCGACGGCACCAGGCTCGAGGCGCATTCCGGCCTCGGCTCCAATCTCGACGATCCCCGTTCGTCGCGCATTCGCATGCGTGGCGTGACCCCGCCGCACATCTACGACCTGAAGCCGCGCGAAGCGCTGTTCCACGGCGTGCCCGCGCTGCGCCTGACCCCGATCGGCGGCGAGAACGCGATCTACGGTCGCGACGGCCTGCTCGCCCACACCTTCATGCTCGGGCCGAACGGCGATTCCAACGGCTGCGTGTCGTTCAAGGACTACTACGCGTTCCTCGATGCCTACCGCAACAAGGGCATCCGCAGGCTCGCGGTGCTGTCGCGGGTCGACTGA
- a CDS encoding FecR domain-containing protein: MRRVAGAGSFALGLSFLLIGYAAAQPAANAGCTPSASAAGTQTWRCDNGITIVAENGARFELKDANRDGHIDSVELSSKALLIEVPRKPGGNPFKVLTPQAIAAVRGTRWAVDVAEAKTSVFVADGRVGVSRRARGRGVVLGPGEGVDVEATGPLTVKQWGQPRIDALMARLGR, translated from the coding sequence ATGAGAAGGGTCGCGGGCGCCGGGTCATTTGCTCTGGGGCTATCGTTTTTGTTGATTGGATACGCAGCCGCGCAGCCTGCCGCCAATGCCGGTTGCACGCCGTCGGCATCGGCCGCCGGCACGCAGACCTGGCGCTGCGACAACGGCATCACGATCGTTGCGGAAAACGGCGCCAGATTTGAACTTAAGGACGCCAACCGCGACGGACATATTGACTCCGTGGAGTTGAGCAGCAAAGCCCTGCTGATCGAGGTTCCCAGGAAGCCGGGCGGCAACCCCTTCAAGGTGCTGACGCCGCAGGCGATCGCCGCGGTGCGCGGCACCAGATGGGCCGTCGATGTCGCCGAGGCAAAGACCTCCGTGTTCGTTGCCGACGGACGCGTCGGCGTGAGCCGCAGGGCGCGCGGACGCGGCGTCGTGCTCGGACCGGGCGAAGGCGTCGACGTCGAAGCAACCGGCCCGCTGACCGTCAAGCAATGGGGCCAGCCGCGCATTGACGCCCTGATGGCGAGGCTTGGACGGTAA